The following proteins come from a genomic window of Iamia sp. SCSIO 61187:
- a CDS encoding ABC transporter permease encodes MRDVFSVNLLVSGIFLSTPLILAALGGLLSERAGVMNIALEGQMLFGAFAGVAVTWWVRTPWLGLLAAIGVGALVGGLHAFASVTLRADQIVSATAINLVAVGLTAALIEPIWGAPGASASIDRIGAIHLPLVEGIPFLGRVFERMTLLDWAGLLLVPLVWVVLFRTPFGMRMRSCGEAPEAAASVGIDVIRTRYQAVILSGVLAAVGGAYLSLAQVGVFQRNMTAGRGFLALAAMIFGKWRPVPVLGACLLFGLTDAFQLRAQTQGVDLPHDLLLALPYLIALVALATFVGRATAPAAIGKAYVRG; translated from the coding sequence GTGAGGGACGTCTTCTCCGTCAACCTGCTGGTGTCCGGCATCTTCTTGTCGACGCCGCTGATCCTGGCCGCCCTCGGCGGGCTGCTGTCCGAGCGGGCCGGGGTGATGAACATCGCCCTCGAGGGCCAGATGCTCTTCGGGGCCTTCGCCGGCGTGGCCGTGACGTGGTGGGTCCGCACGCCGTGGCTCGGGCTGCTCGCCGCCATCGGGGTGGGTGCGCTGGTCGGCGGTCTCCACGCCTTCGCCAGCGTGACCCTGCGGGCCGACCAGATCGTCTCGGCCACGGCCATCAACCTGGTGGCGGTGGGGCTGACCGCGGCCTTGATCGAGCCGATCTGGGGAGCACCGGGCGCCAGCGCGTCGATCGACCGCATCGGTGCGATCCACCTCCCGCTCGTCGAGGGGATCCCGTTCCTCGGTCGGGTGTTCGAGCGGATGACGCTGCTCGACTGGGCGGGGCTGCTGCTCGTGCCGCTGGTGTGGGTCGTGCTGTTCCGGACCCCGTTCGGGATGCGGATGCGCAGCTGCGGCGAGGCCCCCGAGGCGGCCGCCTCGGTCGGCATCGACGTGATCCGCACCCGCTACCAGGCGGTGATCCTGTCGGGTGTGCTGGCCGCCGTGGGGGGTGCCTACCTGAGCCTGGCCCAGGTCGGCGTCTTCCAGCGCAACATGACCGCCGGCCGGGGCTTCCTCGCCCTCGCCGCCATGATCTTCGGCAAGTGGCGGCCCGTCCCCGTGCTGGGCGCATGCCTGCTGTTCGGGCTGACCGACGCCTTCCAGCTGCGGGCCCAGACCCAGGGCGTGGACCTCCCCCACGACCTGCTGCTCGCCCTGCCGTACCTGATCGCCCTCGTCGCCCTGGCCACCTTCGTGGGTCGGGCGACGGCACCGGCGGCCATCGGCAAGGCCTACGTGAGAGGTTGA